From a single Arthrobacter sp. SLBN-112 genomic region:
- a CDS encoding DUF3159 domain-containing protein, with the protein MTAQEPEQQPSGPAQPGGAQQGTPQAPGPSPVAGLAAGYAAKAGLHRTHDGRVDVLRSAGGVQGIAESIVPGLVFLVAFTITRELTLSLVAALASAAVFTVVRLMQRRPLTQALAGVVGVGISAWLANTTGKAEDFYLPGFFTNAAYILAMVISIAVKWPVAGLLFGFIRNEGVEWRKDPDRVRAYRLGTWIIVAVLALRLIVQVPLYLMGTDGLAALATTRLIMGAPLYILGVWTAWLVTRPARAEPEAGADQAA; encoded by the coding sequence ATGACCGCCCAAGAGCCCGAACAACAGCCCTCCGGTCCTGCACAGCCGGGCGGAGCGCAGCAAGGCACGCCGCAGGCTCCCGGACCGTCCCCGGTTGCAGGGCTCGCCGCCGGGTACGCCGCAAAGGCCGGGCTCCACCGCACCCACGACGGGCGGGTGGACGTCCTGCGCAGCGCCGGGGGAGTGCAGGGCATTGCCGAGAGCATCGTTCCCGGCCTCGTGTTCCTGGTGGCCTTCACCATCACCCGCGAGCTCACGTTGTCCCTGGTGGCAGCCCTGGCATCCGCGGCAGTGTTCACCGTCGTCCGCCTGATGCAGCGGCGCCCCCTCACCCAGGCCCTCGCGGGCGTGGTGGGCGTGGGCATTTCCGCCTGGTTGGCCAACACCACCGGCAAGGCCGAGGACTTCTACCTGCCAGGCTTCTTCACCAATGCCGCCTACATCCTGGCCATGGTCATCTCGATTGCCGTCAAGTGGCCTGTGGCCGGGCTCCTCTTCGGTTTCATCCGCAACGAAGGGGTTGAGTGGCGCAAGGACCCAGACCGGGTCAGGGCGTACCGCCTGGGCACCTGGATCATCGTGGCTGTGCTGGCGCTCCGCCTCATCGTGCAGGTGCCGCTCTACCTGATGGGCACCGACGGCCTGGCCGCGCTCGCCACCACCCGCCTCATCATGGGGGCGCCGCTGTACATCCTCGGCGTCTGGACGGCCTGGCTCGTGACCCG